In Egicoccus sp. AB-alg6-2, a genomic segment contains:
- a CDS encoding anaerobic C4-dicarboxylate transporter, whose product MLALELLIVMGAIFIGARLGSIGIGLAGGIGVLLLGLIGVPVDQAAIPFDVIAIIMAVIAAIAAMQVAGGMDYLVGVADRFLRRHPRQITLWAPIVTYFMTLFAGTGHTAFSTLPVIVEVSKENDIRPSKPLSIAVVASQMAITASPISAAVVFFASVLEPQGVDYVQLLAIAIPSTLLAVIVTSFVANMLGKPLAKDPVYQERVAKGLVKVTASQQAAAESRALVGAGVGGGSSLGGLADGPADGGQPVAPLSPGARPVDRMGRRSVLFFLAGILAVVAYATSISDTVGLITEPTLPRNEAIITIMLTVGALIAFVARFDPAKILKSQVFQSGMSATVCILGVAWLGTTFVNARMEQIQALAGDVLSTRPWTLAIVLVFASALLYSQAATTKALMPAALALGVGPLGAIAAFPAVSALFILPTYPTLLAAVEMDDTGSTRIGKFVFNHPFIIPGLINIALAVVFGFVIGSIVL is encoded by the coding sequence ATGCTCGCACTCGAACTCCTCATCGTGATGGGTGCCATCTTCATCGGTGCCCGACTCGGATCCATCGGCATCGGCCTCGCCGGCGGTATCGGCGTGCTGCTGCTCGGTCTGATCGGCGTCCCCGTCGATCAGGCCGCCATCCCCTTCGACGTCATCGCCATCATCATGGCCGTGATCGCCGCGATCGCGGCGATGCAGGTCGCCGGCGGCATGGACTACCTCGTCGGCGTCGCCGACCGGTTCCTTCGTCGACACCCCCGGCAGATCACGCTGTGGGCCCCCATCGTCACCTACTTCATGACCTTGTTCGCCGGGACCGGCCACACCGCCTTCTCGACGCTTCCGGTCATCGTCGAGGTCTCCAAGGAGAACGACATCCGGCCGTCCAAGCCGCTCTCGATCGCCGTCGTGGCGTCGCAGATGGCGATCACCGCCTCCCCGATCTCGGCGGCCGTGGTGTTCTTCGCGAGCGTGCTCGAGCCCCAGGGCGTCGACTACGTGCAGTTGCTCGCGATCGCGATCCCGTCGACCCTCCTGGCCGTCATCGTGACCTCGTTCGTCGCCAACATGCTGGGCAAGCCGCTGGCGAAGGATCCCGTCTACCAGGAGCGCGTCGCCAAGGGCCTGGTCAAGGTCACCGCCTCGCAGCAGGCGGCCGCCGAGTCCCGTGCCCTGGTCGGTGCTGGCGTGGGCGGGGGCTCGTCTCTCGGCGGTCTCGCCGACGGCCCGGCCGACGGTGGCCAGCCCGTCGCGCCGCTCTCCCCCGGGGCACGTCCGGTCGACAGGATGGGACGTCGCTCGGTGCTGTTCTTCCTCGCCGGCATCCTCGCCGTCGTCGCCTACGCCACGTCGATCAGCGACACGGTCGGCCTCATCACCGAGCCGACGCTGCCGCGCAACGAGGCCATCATCACGATCATGCTGACCGTGGGGGCCCTCATCGCGTTCGTCGCCAGGTTCGACCCCGCGAAGATCCTCAAGTCGCAGGTGTTCCAGTCCGGCATGAGCGCCACCGTCTGCATCCTCGGTGTGGCATGGCTCGGTACAACGTTCGTCAACGCCCGCATGGAGCAGATCCAGGCCCTCGCCGGTGACGTGCTCTCGACGCGTCCCTGGACGCTGGCGATCGTGCTCGTCTTCGCGTCCGCGCTGCTGTACTCGCAGGCGGCGACCACCAAGGCACTGATGCCGGCTGCCCTCGCCCTCGGCGTCGGTCCGCTGGGCGCCATCGCCGCGTTCCCCGCCGTGTCGGCGCTGTTCATCCTGCCGACCTACCCGACCCTGCTCGCCGCGGTCGAGATGGACGACACGGGATCCACCCGCATCGGCAAGTTCGTCTTCAACCACCCGTTCATCATCCCGGGGCTGATCAACATCGCGTTGGCGGTCGTCTTCGGGTTCGTGATCGGTTCCATCGTCCTCTGA
- a CDS encoding GAF domain-containing protein has protein sequence MPDGERSEADAQRGAELQRAYGEALALLGELVAGPPPVEEILDELLAVALTAAPGLAAASVTALSVDGELVTAATTDAAAQTVDELEYRLHEGPCVVALDTGVEQLVSDVRTDDRWPNFSQRALELGFSSVAGLPLVNAGETIGALNVFGAAPGDLDEQTLAPLRRLMGPLAAALARGRAHRRYQRLLDQRSAREDRSTADR, from the coding sequence ATGCCCGACGGCGAACGCAGCGAAGCCGACGCCCAGCGGGGCGCCGAACTCCAACGCGCGTACGGCGAGGCCCTGGCGCTGCTCGGCGAGTTGGTCGCGGGGCCGCCGCCGGTCGAGGAGATCCTCGACGAACTGCTCGCGGTCGCGCTCACCGCCGCGCCTGGCCTCGCGGCCGCCTCGGTGACCGCCCTGTCGGTCGACGGCGAGCTGGTGACGGCCGCCACCACCGATGCGGCTGCGCAGACGGTCGACGAACTCGAGTACCGACTGCACGAGGGGCCGTGCGTCGTCGCGCTCGACACCGGCGTCGAGCAACTGGTCAGCGACGTGCGCACCGACGACCGCTGGCCGAACTTCAGCCAGCGCGCCCTCGAACTCGGCTTCAGTTCGGTTGCCGGCCTCCCCCTGGTGAACGCCGGTGAGACGATCGGCGCGCTCAACGTCTTCGGCGCCGCACCCGGTGACCTCGACGAGCAGACGCTGGCCCCGCTCCGGCGCCTGATGGGACCGCTCGCGGCCGCGCTCGCCCGAGGTCGTGCCCACCGCCGCTACCAGCGGCTGCTCGACCAGCGGTCGGCACGCGAGGACCGTTCGACCGCCGACCGCTGA
- a CDS encoding MFS transporter yields MLTHASATAPTRPRLFTPAFAALAAASLAYFTAAGMLLPALPRYVTSILGGGDIAVGLVFGTFSVSAVLLRPAAGVYGDRRGRRPLMLVGAFVFAVSVLAYGLATTPTILAGIRLVSGAGEALFFVGMLTTFTDLAPPQRRGEAMSLASLSLYLGIGIGPVAAEAIVGRFGFTGVWMATAAAAVLAASLVARVPETRPARCASSAARPRLVHPAGLLPGVVLMASIIGMAGFLAFVPLHVLDLGMSGAATVLLVFAGVVVLVRSAGARLPDALGPGRAIRTALVLSVAGLTIVGVWHTPLGLVSGAVILAVGIALLTPSVFALAVAVAPADERSQVMATTSAFIDIAFGAGPLGMGIVAAVAGRPAVFLAGAVAAAAGLAVVTVTRLGATAPRR; encoded by the coding sequence ATGCTCACCCACGCATCGGCGACCGCGCCCACGCGGCCGCGCTTGTTCACTCCGGCCTTCGCGGCGCTTGCGGCGGCCTCGTTGGCCTACTTCACCGCAGCCGGAATGCTCCTGCCCGCGCTGCCGAGATACGTCACGAGCATCCTCGGGGGAGGCGACATCGCCGTCGGGCTGGTGTTCGGGACCTTCAGCGTGTCCGCCGTCCTCTTGCGTCCCGCCGCCGGGGTGTACGGCGACCGGCGTGGCCGCCGACCGCTGATGCTCGTCGGCGCGTTCGTGTTCGCGGTCTCGGTGCTTGCGTACGGGCTCGCGACCACGCCGACGATCCTGGCCGGCATCCGCCTGGTGAGCGGCGCCGGCGAGGCGCTGTTCTTCGTCGGCATGCTGACCACGTTCACCGACCTCGCACCTCCACAGCGCCGAGGCGAGGCCATGAGCCTCGCGTCGCTGTCGCTCTACCTCGGCATCGGCATCGGGCCCGTCGCCGCCGAGGCGATCGTCGGCCGCTTCGGATTCACGGGCGTGTGGATGGCGACGGCCGCCGCCGCGGTGCTCGCGGCGAGCCTGGTGGCGCGTGTTCCCGAGACCCGCCCCGCGAGGTGTGCGTCATCGGCCGCGCGTCCGCGCCTCGTGCACCCGGCCGGACTACTGCCGGGGGTGGTGCTGATGGCCAGCATCATCGGCATGGCCGGCTTCCTCGCCTTCGTCCCGTTGCACGTCCTCGACCTCGGCATGAGCGGGGCGGCCACCGTGCTGCTGGTGTTCGCCGGCGTGGTCGTGCTCGTGCGGAGCGCCGGCGCGCGCCTTCCCGACGCGCTCGGCCCCGGCCGCGCCATCCGGACGGCGCTGGTGCTGTCGGTCGCGGGGCTCACCATCGTCGGCGTCTGGCACACCCCGTTGGGCCTGGTGTCCGGTGCCGTGATCCTGGCGGTCGGGATCGCGCTGCTCACGCCATCGGTGTTCGCACTGGCCGTCGCCGTCGCCCCTGCGGACGAACGCAGCCAGGTCATGGCGACGACCTCGGCGTTCATCGACATCGCGTTCGGCGCGGGGCCGCTCGGAATGGGGATCGTCGCGGCCGTCGCCGGGCGGCCCGCGGTCTTCCTCGCCGGCGCCGTGGCGGCGGCGGCCGGTCTCGCGGTGGTCACGGTCACCCGACTCGGGGCGACGGCGCCACGACGATGA
- the hutU gene encoding urocanate hydratase, producing the protein MATTSGPRPVRAAHGSHLSARSWPQEAALRMLHNNLDPDVAEHPDELVVYGGTGKAARDWNSFDALVRTLTTLRDDETMLVQSGRPVGVMRTHEWAPRVLIANSNLVPDWATWDEFRRLDALGLTMYGQMTAGSWIYIGTQGILQGTFETFAAVADKRFGGTLAGTLTVTAGLGGMGGAQPLAVTMNGGVALVVECDASRIQRRLETRYLDVQADDLDDALRRAEQAVADRAPLSIGLLGNAAEVVPELLRRGAHVDIVTDQTSAHDPLAYLPADVAFEDWHRERAADPIAFTKRAQASMATHVEAMVGFQDAGAEVFDYGNALRGEAQAGGYAHAFAYPGFVPAYIRPLFCEGKGPFRWAALSGDPEDIHATDEAILELFPEDEKLQRWIREAQDKVAFQGLPARICWLGYGERQLAGERFNEMVSAGDVEAPIVIGRDHLDCGSVASPQRETEGMLDGSDAIADWPLLNAMVNVASGAAWVSIHHGGGVGMGRSIHAGQVTVADGTELAAQKLERVLTNDPAMGVIRHVDAGYDRAIEVAEERDVRVPMREG; encoded by the coding sequence ATGGCCACCACGTCCGGACCCCGCCCCGTCCGCGCCGCCCACGGCTCGCACCTGTCGGCCCGGTCGTGGCCGCAGGAAGCGGCGCTGCGGATGCTGCACAACAACCTCGACCCCGACGTCGCCGAGCATCCCGACGAACTGGTCGTCTACGGCGGAACCGGCAAGGCCGCCCGCGACTGGAACAGCTTCGACGCGCTGGTCCGCACCCTGACCACCCTGCGCGACGACGAGACGATGCTGGTGCAGTCCGGCCGGCCGGTCGGCGTGATGCGGACCCACGAATGGGCACCTCGGGTCCTGATCGCCAACTCCAACCTCGTACCCGACTGGGCCACCTGGGACGAGTTCCGGCGACTGGACGCCCTCGGGCTGACCATGTACGGCCAGATGACGGCCGGTTCGTGGATCTACATCGGTACGCAGGGGATCCTGCAGGGCACGTTCGAGACCTTCGCCGCGGTTGCCGACAAGCGCTTCGGCGGGACCCTGGCCGGCACCCTGACGGTGACTGCCGGTCTCGGTGGCATGGGAGGTGCGCAACCGCTCGCGGTCACCATGAACGGCGGCGTCGCCCTGGTCGTGGAGTGCGACGCGTCCCGGATCCAGCGGCGACTCGAGACGCGCTACCTCGACGTGCAGGCCGACGACCTCGACGACGCCCTCCGCCGTGCCGAGCAGGCGGTCGCCGATCGCGCCCCCCTCTCGATCGGCCTGCTGGGCAACGCGGCCGAGGTGGTGCCCGAGCTCCTGCGCCGCGGCGCGCACGTCGACATCGTCACGGACCAGACCTCGGCCCACGACCCCCTGGCCTACCTGCCGGCCGACGTCGCGTTCGAGGACTGGCACCGCGAACGTGCGGCCGACCCGATCGCGTTCACCAAGCGGGCGCAGGCGTCCATGGCGACCCACGTCGAGGCGATGGTCGGGTTCCAGGACGCCGGCGCCGAGGTGTTCGACTACGGCAACGCCCTGCGCGGAGAGGCCCAGGCCGGCGGGTACGCCCACGCCTTCGCCTACCCGGGCTTCGTGCCGGCCTACATCCGACCGCTGTTCTGCGAAGGCAAGGGCCCGTTCCGCTGGGCGGCGCTGTCCGGTGATCCCGAGGACATCCACGCCACCGACGAGGCGATCCTGGAGCTGTTCCCCGAGGACGAGAAGTTGCAGCGGTGGATTCGCGAGGCCCAGGACAAGGTCGCGTTCCAGGGGCTCCCGGCGCGCATCTGCTGGCTGGGATACGGCGAGCGGCAGCTGGCCGGCGAGCGATTCAACGAGATGGTGTCGGCCGGTGACGTCGAGGCACCCATCGTCATCGGACGCGACCACCTCGACTGCGGGTCGGTCGCCTCGCCGCAGCGCGAGACCGAGGGCATGTTGGACGGATCCGACGCGATCGCGGACTGGCCGTTGCTCAACGCGATGGTCAACGTCGCCTCGGGCGCCGCGTGGGTGTCGATCCATCACGGCGGCGGTGTCGGGATGGGCCGCTCGATCCACGCCGGGCAGGTCACGGTCGCCGACGGGACCGAGCTGGCGGCGCAGAAACTCGAGCGCGTGCTGACCAACGACCCGGCCATGGGGGTCATCCGCCACGTCGACGCCGGCTACGACCGCGCCATCGAGGTGGCGGAGGAACGCGACGTGCGCGTCCCCATGCGCGAAGGTTGA
- the hutH gene encoding histidine ammonia-lyase — translation MDTLELGARPLHLDDVVAVANAATPVALHDDALERLTEARSLVDRLAGQDEPVYGVSTGFGALATRHIPADRRAQLQRSLVRSHAAGSGPEVEREVVRAMMLLRLKTLASGHTGVRPVVAQTLAGLLSAGITPVVPEYGSLGCSGDLAPLAAVALALMGEGEVRDADGDLVPAAEALAAAGLAPVALVEKEGLALINGTDGMLGMLALAIADLTLLLKVADVAAAMSVEALLGTDRVFAGDLQELRPHPGQAASASNLRRLVADSAIMASHRTPDCNRVQDAYSLRCAPQVAGAARDTLDHARLVAERELAAAIDNPVLTADGRVESNGNFHGAPVAYVLDFLAIPVADVASMSERRTDRFLDVHRNGGLPPFLAEDPGVDSGHMIAQYTQAGIVSELKRLAAPASVDSIPSSAMQEDHVSMGWAAGRKLLRAVDGLARVLAVEVVTAARAIDLRAPLAPSPATGAVRDLLREEVPGPGPDRHLAPEIEATYRLVRSGAVVAAAETVTGPLD, via the coding sequence ATGGACACCCTCGAACTCGGCGCCCGCCCCCTGCACCTCGACGACGTCGTGGCCGTGGCCAACGCGGCCACCCCCGTCGCCCTGCACGACGACGCCCTCGAGCGTCTCACCGAGGCGCGGTCCCTCGTCGACCGTCTCGCCGGCCAGGACGAGCCGGTGTACGGGGTCTCGACCGGTTTCGGCGCCCTCGCCACGCGCCACATCCCCGCCGACCGGCGCGCTCAGCTGCAGCGTTCCCTGGTGCGCTCCCATGCGGCCGGCAGCGGCCCAGAGGTCGAGCGCGAGGTCGTGCGCGCCATGATGCTGCTGCGACTGAAGACGCTCGCCTCGGGTCACACGGGCGTGCGTCCCGTCGTGGCGCAGACGTTGGCCGGGTTGCTGTCGGCCGGCATCACGCCGGTCGTGCCCGAATACGGCTCGCTCGGCTGCTCGGGCGATCTCGCCCCCCTCGCGGCCGTCGCACTCGCGCTGATGGGCGAAGGTGAGGTCCGTGACGCCGACGGTGACCTCGTTCCCGCCGCCGAGGCGCTGGCCGCGGCCGGACTCGCACCGGTCGCGTTGGTCGAGAAGGAAGGTCTCGCACTCATCAACGGCACCGACGGCATGCTGGGCATGCTGGCCCTGGCGATCGCCGACCTGACGCTGCTGCTGAAGGTCGCCGACGTCGCGGCGGCGATGAGCGTCGAGGCACTGCTCGGCACCGACCGGGTCTTCGCCGGCGACCTGCAGGAGCTGCGGCCCCATCCGGGACAGGCGGCAAGTGCGTCGAACCTGCGCCGCCTGGTGGCCGACTCAGCGATCATGGCCAGTCACCGCACACCCGACTGCAACCGCGTCCAGGACGCGTACTCGTTGCGCTGTGCCCCGCAGGTCGCCGGCGCCGCCCGGGACACCCTCGACCACGCCCGTCTCGTCGCCGAGCGGGAACTGGCCGCCGCCATCGACAACCCGGTGCTCACCGCCGACGGTCGCGTCGAGTCGAACGGCAACTTCCACGGGGCACCGGTCGCCTACGTCCTGGACTTCCTCGCCATCCCGGTCGCCGACGTCGCCTCGATGTCCGAGCGCCGCACCGACCGCTTCCTCGACGTCCACCGCAACGGTGGACTGCCTCCGTTCCTCGCCGAGGACCCGGGCGTCGACTCCGGACACATGATCGCCCAGTACACCCAGGCGGGCATCGTCTCGGAACTGAAGCGCCTGGCCGCGCCGGCGTCGGTCGACTCGATCCCGTCGTCGGCGATGCAGGAGGACCACGTGTCCATGGGCTGGGCGGCCGGCCGCAAGCTGCTCCGTGCCGTCGACGGTCTGGCGCGCGTGCTCGCCGTCGAGGTGGTGACGGCAGCCCGGGCCATCGACCTGCGCGCGCCGCTGGCCCCCTCCCCCGCCACCGGCGCCGTCCGCGACCTGCTCCGTGAGGAGGTTCCCGGCCCCGGCCCCGACCGCCACCTCGCGCCCGAGATCGAGGCGACGTACCGCCTCGTCCGCTCGGGTGCCGTGGTCGCTGCCGCCGAGACGGTCACCGGCCCCCTCGACTGA
- a CDS encoding phosphotransferase family protein, which produces MDRSGIADAAARVLDAVGADLAAEPDGWTPSVQGAVGHVLGLRGGDGARQVLKIYAPDAARAAATEVDALGRFAAVADVATPVVIASDVLGQRHGVPYVVLSRLPGVRWADRRGELTPSQTRAVTEEVGRVLRRLHVVRGVRFGSLSPTGRAWADAWERLDARCDQLLHDHLRIGGSWAMARRTRTLVDGHRDAFRDVSASALCHNDLVDANVLVAARGEPTVVGVVDLERASWDDRMADLARTRSHVRGHDEEGVAQLATAYGVNDDERARLRVHEVLHAVEERSWMSVDRPAGWTDAVATLDAFLARRTCFL; this is translated from the coding sequence GTGGACCGGTCAGGCATCGCCGACGCGGCCGCACGCGTGCTCGACGCGGTCGGTGCCGACCTGGCCGCCGAACCCGACGGCTGGACGCCGAGCGTGCAGGGGGCCGTCGGCCACGTCCTGGGCCTGCGTGGCGGCGACGGCGCACGCCAGGTGCTCAAGATCTACGCACCCGACGCCGCACGGGCTGCCGCCACCGAGGTCGACGCCCTGGGCCGGTTCGCGGCGGTCGCGGACGTCGCGACGCCTGTGGTCATCGCGTCCGACGTGCTCGGACAGCGTCATGGCGTTCCCTACGTGGTGCTCTCCCGTCTTCCCGGCGTCCGCTGGGCCGACCGGCGCGGCGAGCTGACGCCGTCCCAGACCCGCGCCGTCACCGAGGAGGTCGGTCGCGTGTTGCGCCGGCTGCACGTCGTCCGAGGCGTGCGGTTCGGCTCGCTGTCGCCGACGGGCAGGGCGTGGGCGGACGCTTGGGAGCGCCTCGACGCCCGGTGCGACCAACTGCTGCACGATCATCTGCGCATCGGTGGGTCCTGGGCCATGGCGCGCCGCACCCGGACCCTGGTGGATGGTCACCGCGACGCCTTTCGTGACGTCAGCGCATCGGCGCTGTGCCACAACGACCTCGTCGACGCCAACGTGCTGGTCGCCGCCCGTGGCGAACCGACGGTCGTGGGGGTCGTCGATCTCGAACGGGCCAGCTGGGACGACCGGATGGCTGACCTGGCCAGGACGCGATCGCACGTACGGGGCCACGACGAGGAGGGTGTCGCCCAGCTCGCCACCGCCTACGGCGTCAACGACGACGAGCGGGCGAGGCTCCGCGTCCACGAGGTGCTGCACGCGGTCGAGGAGCGATCGTGGATGAGCGTCGACCGGCCAGCGGGCTGGACCGACGCCGTGGCCACCCTCGATGCGTTCCTGGCCCGTCGGACCTGCTTCCTCTGA
- the aspA gene encoding aspartate ammonia-lyase, translating to MSTRTEEDLLGPREVPADAYYGVHTLRAIENFTISTMTINDLPQFIRAMVEVKKASALANRDLHVLPHDIANAIIAACNVILDEGRCMDQFPVDVFQGGAGTSVNMNTNEVVANLALELLGYEKGRYDVINPNDHVNKSQSTNDAYPTGFRLAVHRRAQILVSAISALADAFDAKGQEFAGVLKMGRTQLQDAVPMTLGQEFHGFATTLREEIRTLRRVSLLLLEVNLGATAIGTGLNTPEGYARVAANRLAEVTGLPIVSSADLVEATSDNGAYVAMHAAAKRAAVKLSKICNDLRLLSSGPRAGLNEINLPELQAGSSIMPAKVNPVIPEVVNQVCFKVVGNDVTITMAAEAGQLQLNVMEPGLAQSMFESFRLLTNACDNLRERCVVGITANPEVCEAQVLNSIGIVTYLNEVIGHHNGDRVGATCARTGKSVREVVLEMGLLDEAHLDQLLSPENLLRPRYPGRVYAEGERGLPVMPALA from the coding sequence ATGTCGACGCGCACCGAAGAGGACCTGCTCGGTCCCCGCGAGGTCCCCGCAGACGCCTACTACGGCGTCCACACCCTTCGCGCCATCGAGAACTTCACGATCAGCACGATGACGATCAACGACCTGCCCCAGTTCATCCGGGCCATGGTCGAGGTCAAGAAGGCGTCCGCACTCGCCAACCGCGACCTGCACGTGCTGCCCCACGACATCGCCAACGCCATCATCGCCGCCTGTAACGTGATCCTCGACGAGGGTCGCTGCATGGACCAGTTCCCGGTGGACGTCTTCCAGGGCGGCGCCGGGACGTCGGTCAACATGAACACCAACGAGGTCGTGGCCAACCTCGCGCTCGAACTGCTCGGGTACGAGAAGGGCCGCTACGACGTCATCAACCCCAACGACCACGTCAACAAGTCGCAGTCGACCAACGACGCCTATCCCACGGGGTTCCGGCTCGCCGTCCACCGTCGCGCCCAGATCCTGGTCAGCGCGATCAGTGCACTCGCCGACGCGTTCGACGCGAAGGGGCAGGAGTTCGCGGGCGTGCTCAAGATGGGCCGCACGCAGCTGCAGGACGCCGTGCCGATGACCCTCGGCCAGGAGTTCCACGGCTTCGCGACCACGTTGCGCGAGGAGATCCGCACGCTCCGTCGGGTCTCGCTGCTGTTGCTCGAGGTCAACCTCGGCGCGACGGCCATCGGCACCGGGCTCAACACGCCCGAGGGCTACGCACGGGTGGCGGCCAACCGGCTCGCCGAGGTGACTGGCCTGCCGATCGTGTCCTCGGCCGACCTCGTCGAGGCGACCTCCGACAACGGCGCGTACGTGGCGATGCACGCCGCCGCCAAGCGGGCCGCCGTCAAGCTCTCCAAGATCTGCAACGACCTGCGGCTGCTGTCGTCGGGTCCGCGCGCCGGGCTCAACGAGATCAACCTGCCCGAACTGCAGGCCGGTTCGTCGATCATGCCGGCGAAGGTCAATCCGGTCATCCCCGAGGTCGTCAACCAGGTCTGCTTCAAGGTGGTCGGCAACGACGTGACCATCACGATGGCGGCCGAGGCCGGACAACTGCAGCTCAACGTCATGGAGCCGGGTCTCGCGCAGTCGATGTTCGAGTCCTTCCGCCTCCTCACCAACGCCTGCGACAACCTCCGCGAGCGGTGCGTGGTCGGCATCACGGCCAATCCCGAGGTCTGCGAGGCGCAGGTCCTCAACTCGATCGGGATCGTGACCTACCTCAACGAGGTGATCGGCCACCACAACGGCGACCGCGTCGGCGCCACCTGCGCGCGCACGGGAAAGAGCGTGCGCGAGGTGGTGCTCGAGATGGGACTGCTCGACGAGGCCCACCTCGACCAGCTGCTCTCGCCCGAGAACCTGCTCCGTCCGCGCTACCCGGGGCGCGTCTACGCCGAGGGAGAGCGGGGCCTGCCCGTCATGCCCGCACTCGCCTGA
- a CDS encoding HD domain-containing phosphohydrolase, with product MAELLAALSVTTDLGMGHPPEKAIRSCLLATELARASGLPEPIVHDVYYTALLQHLGCTAPMHELTHLFGDDREVLAQLESTDETTVRGTLETLALVGRGQGVRRARHLKRTLASGKESNAAILRSVCEVGTRMAERLRLGAGVQAGLLDSTETWDGRTGAYRRNGDGIALAARFALVAAQAVIFDRIGGPQVALAMVRERSGRWFDPAVADAFARVGPRLLERMSAIDVWGEVVAVEPRPLRCVPPSRLDEIAAVFADLTDLKSPTTLGHSTEVAELAGAAAAGLGLAPERIALVRRAGLLHDLGRVAVSGAVWASPRRLTAGQWEQVRLHPYYTERILERSPTLAGLARIAGLHHERLDGSGYHRGLDRQAIDIEARALAAADTFQAMTQDRPHRPGVTAPQAAEQLAAEAAAGTIDGDCARAVIEAAGQSVPPGRGARPAGLTDREVEVLRLLARGATNREVAAALVISSRTAEHHVQHIYGKLGTSTRAAAALFAVEHGLLR from the coding sequence TTGGCCGAGCTCTTGGCCGCGCTGTCCGTGACGACGGATCTCGGGATGGGCCACCCGCCGGAGAAGGCGATTCGCTCGTGCCTGCTCGCCACCGAGCTGGCCCGAGCTTCCGGCCTTCCCGAGCCGATCGTCCACGACGTCTACTACACCGCGCTGTTGCAGCACCTCGGCTGTACGGCACCGATGCACGAACTGACGCACCTGTTCGGTGACGACCGGGAGGTGCTCGCCCAGCTCGAGAGCACCGACGAGACGACGGTGCGCGGGACGCTCGAGACCCTCGCACTCGTGGGGCGCGGGCAGGGTGTGCGCCGCGCCCGGCACCTGAAACGCACGTTGGCGTCCGGAAAGGAGAGCAATGCGGCCATCCTGCGCTCCGTGTGTGAGGTCGGTACGCGGATGGCCGAGCGGCTTCGCCTCGGCGCCGGCGTCCAGGCCGGTCTGCTCGACAGCACCGAGACCTGGGACGGCCGAACCGGCGCCTACCGGCGGAACGGCGACGGCATCGCGCTCGCGGCCCGGTTCGCCCTGGTCGCCGCCCAGGCCGTGATCTTCGACCGGATCGGCGGTCCTCAGGTCGCGCTCGCGATGGTGCGCGAGCGGAGCGGCCGGTGGTTCGACCCGGCCGTGGCGGATGCATTCGCCCGGGTCGGCCCGAGGTTGCTCGAACGCATGTCCGCGATCGACGTCTGGGGCGAGGTCGTGGCGGTCGAGCCACGCCCGCTCCGGTGCGTGCCGCCCTCCAGGCTGGACGAGATCGCGGCCGTGTTCGCCGACCTGACCGACCTGAAGTCGCCCACGACGCTGGGCCACTCCACCGAGGTCGCCGAACTCGCGGGCGCTGCCGCCGCCGGGCTCGGCCTGGCGCCGGAGCGGATCGCTCTCGTCCGGCGCGCGGGGCTGCTGCACGACCTCGGCCGCGTGGCCGTCTCGGGGGCGGTCTGGGCCAGTCCCCGGAGGTTGACCGCCGGACAGTGGGAACAGGTCCGCCTGCACCCGTACTACACCGAGCGCATCCTCGAGCGTTCCCCGACGCTGGCCGGCCTCGCGCGTATCGCGGGGCTGCATCACGAGCGCCTCGACGGATCGGGCTACCACCGGGGACTCGATCGCCAGGCGATCGACATCGAGGCGCGGGCGCTGGCGGCCGCGGACACGTTCCAGGCCATGACCCAGGACCGACCACACCGGCCAGGGGTCACTGCGCCGCAGGCCGCCGAGCAACTGGCAGCGGAGGCCGCTGCCGGCACGATCGACGGCGACTGCGCGCGAGCCGTCATCGAGGCGGCGGGCCAGTCGGTTCCACCGGGACGAGGTGCCCGGCCGGCCGGGCTCACCGACCGCGAGGTCGAGGTCCTGCGGCTCCTCGCGCGAGGCGCCACCAACCGTGAGGTCGCCGCCGCACTGGTCATCTCCTCCCGCACCGCGGAACACCACGTCCAGCACATCTACGGCAAGCTCGGCACCTCCACCCGGGCCGCCGCCGCCCTGTTCGCGGTGGAACACGGCCTGTTGCGGTGA